A single genomic interval of Rosistilla ulvae harbors:
- a CDS encoding translation initiation factor, translating to MRLFAGTPFDIPPTCDRCGALEQDCKCPPLPPPKLDPQKQTARLMTEKRKRGKVVTLVKGLPAEGNDLPALLTQLKSRCGAGGTIKEDHLEIQGDHLETVRSVLSEIGYRTKG from the coding sequence ATGAGACTCTTCGCAGGCACACCCTTCGACATCCCACCGACATGCGATCGCTGCGGTGCACTCGAACAAGATTGCAAATGCCCACCGTTGCCACCACCCAAACTCGATCCACAAAAACAGACCGCGCGGCTGATGACCGAAAAACGCAAACGCGGCAAAGTGGTCACGCTGGTTAAAGGCTTGCCCGCCGAAGGGAACGATCTGCCCGCACTGCTAACGCAGCTCAAGTCGCGATGCGGCGCAGGGGGCACGATCAAAGAGGATCACTTGGAGATCCAAGGCGATCACCTGGAAACCGTCCGCAGCGTGCTGAGTGAAATCGGCTACCGCACCAAGGGATGA
- a CDS encoding sugar phosphate isomerase/epimerase family protein, whose amino-acid sequence MPKLSVNELSTYRWSFEEDVFAYAKHGFDSIGIWRAKLAEYGTEKGAELIQENGLRVSSVGWAGGFTGGDGRSFNDSIHDALDAVDLAAQLGAECLIVVSGDRNNHTGSHSRRLLRQALTEVCEAAAALHLDVALEPMHLGAGTQGCFLNNIQNTIDAIGEISWPGLGLVFDSYHLGHDPNLFQWLPDVAPLVRLVQLGDAAHVPMGEQDRLLLGQGKQNLAAIVECFEDAGYDGSFELELIGESIEHLDYDQMLEHSFQAMSALVRTPAES is encoded by the coding sequence ATGCCTAAACTTTCCGTCAATGAGTTGTCGACCTACCGCTGGTCGTTTGAAGAAGATGTCTTCGCATATGCGAAGCACGGATTCGATTCGATCGGCATCTGGCGGGCCAAGTTGGCTGAATACGGCACCGAAAAAGGGGCCGAGCTGATTCAAGAAAACGGGCTCCGCGTCTCGTCGGTCGGTTGGGCCGGCGGCTTCACCGGCGGCGACGGGCGAAGTTTCAACGACAGCATCCACGACGCGTTGGATGCCGTCGATCTCGCGGCTCAATTGGGTGCCGAATGTTTGATCGTCGTCTCGGGCGATCGCAACAACCACACCGGATCACATTCGCGACGCCTGCTGCGTCAAGCGCTCACCGAAGTCTGTGAAGCGGCCGCGGCGTTGCACTTGGACGTGGCTCTCGAACCGATGCATCTCGGTGCTGGAACCCAGGGCTGTTTCCTGAACAACATCCAAAACACGATCGATGCGATCGGCGAGATCAGTTGGCCCGGTTTGGGATTGGTCTTCGATTCGTATCATCTGGGGCACGACCCCAACCTGTTCCAATGGTTGCCCGATGTCGCTCCTTTGGTGCGTTTGGTTCAGCTGGGCGATGCCGCTCACGTACCGATGGGCGAACAGGACCGATTGTTGTTGGGCCAGGGGAAACAAAACCTCGCCGCGATCGTCGAATGCTTCGAAGACGCCGGCTACGACGGCAGCTTTGAGCTGGAATTGATTGGCGAGTCGATCGAGCACCTCGATTACGACCAGATGTTGGAGCATTCGTTCCAAGCGATGAGTGCCCTGGTTCGCACGCCAGCGGAATCTTGA
- a CDS encoding HTTM domain-containing protein produces MAQRTAPRLIANVRDRWFAIRDAWQQFWYQPEDPIGVAWLRIATGLVLLYTLAIWSFDLSAFFGSEIGWQSAELVSHIQHGQWTFSFWWWVPDDWLWLAHGAAMLVVAAFTIGLFTRITKFAALLICISYANRVPMVQFGLDQVTAAWLLYLCLGPCGARLSIDRWWSQRNRRRRGLPTAPVALSSAARLTTRMVQVHLCVIYLWAGLSKLQGGSWLSGEAIWWIASNYEHQQVSMTWLAYVPWLYQLLTIGTWAWEISFSFLVWNRSLRWWVLTVGMGMHAGIGLFLGLWPFALIMVVGYVSFVPTAMLVHCSQALRRASGLSRGDRKDLQVERSRIELAFADDERVAPEKSARAAIPSAANEKTDQPSTVKLASVCGSDQDAKDSAAAAVCEPMAAGDARRPAVKPIKKVKMMLGENDRDNMVLFVERSAKRRCSLIRALEANGYRCIGLDAWPETIEVYNVLKPRYVMCNGYKLPTSELRFWRAQLDERPDSVFVVLVEPHQVSQTTSADGRTIGLAIPASFEQIRAALEGVRPPADDGGSLPQAGPTSESDEEPGDNIFSLTSHNRPN; encoded by the coding sequence ATGGCACAGCGCACCGCGCCCCGATTGATCGCCAACGTTCGCGATCGCTGGTTTGCGATTCGCGACGCCTGGCAACAATTCTGGTATCAACCCGAAGATCCGATCGGCGTCGCATGGCTGCGGATCGCGACGGGGTTGGTCTTGCTGTATACGCTGGCGATTTGGTCGTTCGATCTGTCGGCATTTTTCGGCAGCGAAATCGGCTGGCAATCGGCGGAATTGGTCAGCCATATCCAGCACGGTCAGTGGACGTTTTCGTTTTGGTGGTGGGTTCCCGACGATTGGTTATGGCTGGCGCACGGCGCGGCGATGCTGGTCGTCGCCGCGTTTACGATCGGTCTGTTCACGCGGATCACAAAATTCGCGGCGCTACTGATCTGCATCTCCTACGCCAACCGCGTACCGATGGTCCAATTTGGCTTGGATCAAGTCACCGCCGCTTGGTTGTTGTATCTCTGCTTGGGGCCGTGCGGCGCGCGGTTGTCGATCGATCGCTGGTGGAGTCAGCGGAACCGGCGGCGTCGAGGACTACCAACCGCCCCGGTCGCGTTGTCATCGGCAGCGCGATTGACGACGCGGATGGTCCAGGTGCATCTGTGTGTGATCTATCTGTGGGCAGGACTCTCGAAACTGCAAGGCGGTTCGTGGTTGTCGGGGGAGGCGATCTGGTGGATCGCGTCGAATTACGAACACCAGCAGGTCAGCATGACCTGGCTCGCTTATGTCCCCTGGTTGTATCAGTTGCTCACGATTGGCACTTGGGCCTGGGAGATCTCGTTCTCGTTCCTCGTCTGGAACCGGTCCCTGCGTTGGTGGGTGTTGACCGTTGGGATGGGCATGCACGCTGGAATCGGGCTGTTCTTGGGGCTGTGGCCCTTCGCTTTGATTATGGTTGTCGGTTATGTGAGCTTTGTCCCCACGGCGATGTTGGTTCACTGCAGCCAAGCGTTGCGTCGAGCGAGCGGATTGTCGCGCGGTGACCGAAAAGACTTACAAGTCGAGCGGAGCCGTATCGAGCTAGCGTTCGCGGATGACGAGCGCGTCGCGCCGGAGAAGTCTGCTCGGGCTGCCATTCCAAGCGCGGCGAACGAGAAAACCGACCAGCCATCGACGGTGAAGCTTGCAAGCGTTTGCGGCTCCGATCAGGATGCGAAGGACTCTGCGGCGGCAGCGGTCTGCGAACCGATGGCTGCGGGGGACGCACGTCGTCCGGCAGTGAAACCGATCAAGAAAGTAAAGATGATGCTTGGCGAAAACGATCGCGACAACATGGTTCTGTTTGTGGAACGGTCTGCCAAACGGCGCTGTAGTTTGATTCGAGCTTTGGAAGCGAATGGATACCGTTGTATCGGGTTGGACGCCTGGCCCGAAACGATCGAGGTCTACAACGTGCTGAAGCCGCGCTATGTCATGTGCAACGGATACAAGCTGCCGACTAGCGAGCTTCGGTTTTGGCGAGCCCAGTTGGACGAACGCCCCGATTCGGTCTTCGTCGTGTTGGTCGAACCGCATCAGGTCTCGCAGACGACCTCCGCCGATGGACGGACGATCGGTTTGGCGATCCCCGCATCGTTCGAACAGATTCGTGCCGCCTTGGAAGGCGTTCGCCCGCCGGCCGATGATGGCGGTTCGCTGCCGCAGGCCGGACCGACGTCCGAGTCGGACGAGGAACCGGGGGACAATATCTTTTCGCTTACTTCTCACAACCGACCAAATTAA
- a CDS encoding tetratricopeptide repeat protein → MIGSRPRPPRPRHRFGAWFAAVLAATSILVTLGCDGGRLSPAELLQRGQYLSDAQRPAEAISVFDQLIESQPANAQALYLRGLAHERTGDGERALSDYDAAIAANPGYVEAYNNRAVLHAQNGRFEAAIADFTHVLKQSPKFVLGFKNRGLAYHDTGDFAAAMDDFDRAIQLSPDAQGYFMRGNLHLEQKQYAVAIADYDKSLGLDDSNSRGWLNRGMALARLGKTNEARESLQQASQMDHEIVSQEIVLAMRSLALDPSVGLDVELVDVQQAIDAQGWKATRGEEPHFPFTIEKQGQQRKLFVALLDVDQESIAIAAAAQPAVLDESIPKSLLIATDSGLQGGQWRFIEDWQPTSEQVSVATLKVVVDPTP, encoded by the coding sequence ATGATTGGATCTCGCCCGCGTCCCCCTCGTCCACGGCATCGTTTTGGTGCTTGGTTCGCCGCCGTTTTGGCTGCGACATCGATCCTTGTCACGCTGGGGTGTGATGGCGGGAGACTCTCACCAGCCGAGCTGTTGCAGCGCGGCCAATACCTGTCCGATGCGCAGCGGCCGGCCGAAGCGATTAGCGTCTTTGATCAGTTGATCGAATCGCAGCCGGCAAATGCTCAAGCCCTTTATCTGCGCGGTTTGGCGCACGAGCGAACCGGTGACGGCGAGCGAGCGTTAAGCGATTATGATGCCGCGATCGCTGCCAACCCGGGCTACGTCGAAGCGTACAACAATCGCGCCGTGTTGCACGCGCAGAACGGCCGCTTCGAAGCCGCGATCGCCGACTTTACGCACGTCTTGAAGCAATCGCCAAAGTTTGTTTTAGGGTTCAAAAACCGCGGCCTCGCCTATCACGATACCGGTGATTTTGCAGCGGCGATGGACGATTTCGACCGCGCGATTCAATTGAGCCCCGACGCGCAAGGCTACTTCATGCGTGGCAATCTACACTTGGAACAGAAGCAATATGCGGTGGCGATCGCCGATTACGACAAATCGCTGGGATTGGACGATTCGAATTCCCGCGGCTGGCTCAATCGCGGTATGGCGTTGGCTCGATTGGGCAAGACGAATGAGGCTCGCGAGAGCCTGCAGCAGGCATCGCAGATGGATCATGAGATCGTATCCCAAGAGATCGTTTTGGCGATGCGATCGTTGGCGTTGGATCCTTCGGTTGGGTTGGATGTCGAATTGGTCGACGTGCAGCAAGCGATCGATGCGCAAGGATGGAAGGCGACTCGCGGGGAAGAGCCTCATTTTCCGTTCACGATCGAAAAGCAGGGCCAGCAGCGGAAGCTGTTCGTCGCGCTCTTGGATGTGGATCAGGAGAGTATCGCGATCGCCGCCGCAGCGCAGCCGGCGGTGCTGGATGAATCGATTCCCAAGAGCTTGTTGATCGCGACCGATTCGGGATTGCAAGGTGGTCAGTGGCGGTTCATCGAAGATTGGCAGCCAACGTCGGAACAGGTCAGCGTTGCGACGTTGAAGGTCGTCGTCGATCCGACGCCATGA